A single Oryzias melastigma strain HK-1 linkage group LG24, ASM292280v2, whole genome shotgun sequence DNA region contains:
- the lratd1 gene encoding protein LRATD1 — MGNQLDRITHLNYSELPTGDPSGLEKDELRVGVAYFFSDEEEEVDDRTPSDCGFTKDHSPTEEEPFPVSEVEYSAFCSQECIFSKLRENEDLNVYSVKTLLTMCKPGDLLELVGTAQPPHWVIYEHDDQIIHLHKGEIRKDSLLEISGGRHGRIVNNRYRFRPLPPDLVMQNAVGHLSLRSEEICWTNSESFAAWCRFGKREFKAGGEAHSAEQQYFLKVHLSGSGVHTLVFRSLEDMIRERRRVDASGILKELSLVNGGKE, encoded by the coding sequence ATGGGAAATCAACTGGACCGGATCACCCACCTCAACTACAGCGAACTGCCCACGGGGGATCCGTCCGGGCTGGAGAAGGACGAGCTTCGGGTCGGCGTAGCCTACTTCTTCTCTgacgaagaggaggaggtggacGACCGCACTCCGTCCGACTGCGGCTTCACCAAGGACCACAGCCCGACAGAGGAGGAGCCCTTCCCGGTCAGCGAGGTGGAGTACTCGGCCTTCTGCTCCCAGGAATGCATCTTTTCCAAGCTGCGGGAAAACGAGGACTTGAATGTGTATTCGGTCAAAACTTTGCTGACTATGTGCAAACCGGGGGACCTACTGGAGCTGGTGGGCACTGCGCAACCCCCCCACTGGGTCATCTACGAGCATGACGACCAGATTATTCATCTGCACAAAGGCGAGATCCGCAAGGACAGCCTGCTGGAGATCAGCGGCGGGCGTCACGGGAGAATAGTCAACAATCGGTACCGATTTCGACCGCTGCCCCCCGACCTGGTGATGCAGAACGCAGTGGGACACCTGAGCCTGAGGAGCGAGGAGATTTGCTGGACCAATTCGGAAAGTTTCGCAGCTTGGTGCCGCTTTGGGAAGCGGGAGTTCAAAGCTGGCGGGGAGGCGCACTCGGCGGAGCAGCAGTACTTCCTCAAAGTGCACCTGTCCGGCAGTGGAGTGCACACGCTGGTGTTTCGCAGCCTGGAGGATATGATCCGCGAGAGGCGGCGCGTGGACGCCAGTGGAATTCTCAAAGAGCTGTCTTTGGTTAACGGGGGCAAAGAGTGA